The genomic region CTCCACGGAACGTAGTCGCTCAATGTCGGCGTTGAACACCTTATCAAATAGCATCTGAGGGAACTTGGACGTGCCAGTAGCATCCCGAATCATCTTGAGAGCTTTAGATTCTTTCTTCAactcttcaatctctttgGCTGGCTCTTGTCAGTATGTGTTGTTCGTTAACACAGCATCTCACTTACCATTGTCGGCATCAGTTGAGTGGTCAAACGCAGCCTGATCTTCACTTGTGCCAAAGATCTCGCTAAATTCTTTGTTAGCAATATTCCGCAAGTCGATATCTATATACATACTTGAGCAAATAACTTTTGCCCCAGACAATGCAGTGGATCGGTTGACTAGGGGTGCTTCGAATTGTACAAACAGGAAAAGACTTGGGTGCTTCCTTGGGAGTACAGTCGTAGCATGCAGTAACGCCTTTTTTGATAACCTGCACCTGGCCATTGAATCCGGTGGTGCCACTCTCGATCAGGGGTACATCAGCTGCCAGGCACATCTTATTGACGTGCCTGCGCGCTTCGAGGTTATCCAGAGCATTGAAAGCAATGCGGAATTGTTGGAACCAGGCCACAGTGAATTCATCATCCTTTATATTGCCATGGTGTGCGACAATTTTGACATTGGGATTAAACCGTTCTGCTGCCTCCTTGGCCACCTGCGCGTTGATTAGTATCTAACCAAACTCCATTTTGGGCAGAACGACGCACTAAAGCCTTGGATTTTTTTATGTGTTCATGACGGAAAAGAAACTGCCGGTTCAAGTTCGAAAGGTCGATGGTATCGAGGTCTACAATATGTATTTCGCCAAAGCCTGTGAGGACCAGGTTCTTGAGCAACTCGCATCCAATTCCGCCAGCACCAACCATGAGCACACGAGCCTGCGCGATCCGAGTTAGCATACCCACAATGATAAGAAGTGGTCAAGCAATATCGCCATGTCGCATCGCATACAGTCCAGTCCTAGACACATCGCTCCTGAGGCGTCGGATCGCGTCGGATCCTGGTgcgagatcaaggctgagaggtGATATTTAGTTCCATGCATAAGAAACGTACCTGCTTGACAGAGGTATTGAGTGATGCGCCTAGCGACTGCTGGTTGTGTCGGTCACGCGTCATGGCCGGCGTTCGTTTCCGGGATTCGTTCTCGGATGAAGCAGTTTTcttttgctgctgctgttgttgtagtTGTGTTTGTATTTGTCGTTGCTGCTCAGAAACTGGGGTAACCGCTGGAGCTGCAGCCACATTCTGTGTCTGAGCTGGAGCCTGATCGGCGCTTGTCGCATTCATCGTCATATTGATCGTTTTCTAGACGCGGAAACGGGATCGAAAGAATGGAATAGCCCGATCCGAGGGCTGCGCATCAAGGTCGAGTCGGTGCGCTTGTTGGTGAAGAATGTCGCGATCAGTTGAAAGTGGGAAGGTTGAATAAGATGTTAGTGGTCAGAGAGCTGAGATAGAGCATTCAGCAGGGGAGCGGCGTTGCAGGGCGACCAATCGGACGGGCCTATCACAGAGCTTTGAGCTTCTAAAGCCGGGAATTCTTGGTGTCAAGGCTTAATGATTGGGCTCCACTGTGTAGGTATCTAGGTTCCATTGTCAATGAGCACACCGGAGGTCctcgaagagcaagaaaCCTCACACCCTTTACATAGGTAGAATGCTGTAGTAAACTCACCTGCTAGCCCAACTGGGTCATTTCATTACTTAATATCAAGCTTCAAGTTACACAACCTTGCTTGCCCCCTCTTAGAAGGCTTGGCATGTTATCactctaggggaggaaagaaaactcaggaccttgaccatAAGCGATAAAATTATTTAGGTCAAACTAGCCTGAGTTTAGGGGACTTTTTACTAGGTTTATTTTAGCACCTCCTATTTGGTTTTTCTTAGTGATGAGTTGGGTGGGATGGTGACGTGCAGATGCACGGGCATGCAAGGACAGTGAGTGCCTGCCTTCCAGACATgcctacctagtacctatCTTAGAGGCACTCCAACGAAAGGGTGTACAAAGTGATCCATTTAGTGAATATCATGTGAATCGATTGCTTCCAGAAGCATTTAATTATTCACTAACCATCACACAATTCCTTCCTTTGCCATATTTCGGCCACGGCAAGCTGCAAGGGATGCATGACACACTGGGCTGTTGGTGCATAGCAGTTATGCGACCGCGGGGCCGCTCCCAGGgcaaaaaaaataaaaatttaaGGGACCTGGAGACTCAACTCGACCTTGAAAGTCTAGACTGAATCATAAAAAGAAAACTGTCCGCCATTGTCACTCTTTGCTtccccccctcccctccgcttccttctcttcgcTTGGCTCATTCTCCTTTTCCCTGTCGTGTAACAACCTATTTCTGTAGCGATGTCTGACGACGAGGTTGACACCGAATTGTTGGAACTGCTCCGCCAACATCTTCAGGGGAAGATCGATATCCAGGAGGAGCCTGAGACAGGCGTCCTCGAGAGCGCTGAATACGTCTACGACAGTTGCATTGATGTTGCCGTCGACATGCGTGCATCTAAAAAGGCAGCGGAGAGCATTTACGAGCAAATGGAGCAGAAGAGTTACTCAACTGCTACCTGGTCAGAGCATGAACTTCaccccaaggccaaggacgaAACTACTGTCAACTTCATTTTTACTATGGACTTGCTGAATTTTTCTTTCTGGTCTGAACTGCCTGATGATGAACGATTTGCTATTGAGTATCGTGGGAAAAGATGGACTGGTTATTGGAGTTTGGTGGCAGCTCTCCAAAGAGCAATTGATGAAGGTCAGTTATCATTTTTCACGATGACTCACACAGCAAGCTAATACTTAACCTCACTCAAGGCATTCCTATCACAGATCCTTCCTACTGGAAGAACGAAGAAGAGTGTACCCTGGAATCCCTCACCCATGTTTTCCGGTCATGCACAGAAGAGGAAATTCCCCTCCTTGAAGAACGTTTAGACTGCCTACGAGAAGCTGGCCAGGTACTCTTCAAGGTAAGCTAGAACATCGTCAATCCTGACATTTACTAGTAATTCTGACCACATATGCCAGCACTACGATGGCTCCGTTGCAGAGCTCATTTACGCTGCTGACGGTTCTGCGGCACGCCTGGTGAACTTGCTGGCGCAGGATTTTGATTGCTTTCGTGATGAGCATCGTTTCGAGGATGGCAAGATGATTCGGCTGATGAAGAGAGCACAAATTTTCGTTGCGGATCTCTGGGCATGCTTCAACGGCGTGTCATACGGCGAATTTCGAGACATCGACAAGATCACCATGTTTGCAGATTATCGTATCCCTCAAATTTTGATGACTATGGGCGCCTTGTATTGTTCTCCAACGGTTGCAGCTgccatcaaagacaagaagatgatAGAGAGCGGATGTTCATGGGAGCTACAAATACGAGGTAAGTCGTTTAAACTGCAGTGTTCTTCTTTTACTGAACAAATTAGCTTGTAGTATCTGGTGTGTTGAGCTGATTCGACGAGAGATTCTGCGTCAACACCCTGACGCCCATGTCAACGCCATCCTAATAGACTTTTTCCTCTATGATAGTATGAAGGAACTAGAAGCGGCGGGTAAAGAGCCCATTCCGCATCATCGGACAAGGAGTATTTGGTACTAGATGAAGGCCGCGAGGCCCGTTCCCTCTAGAGTTTTTGTGTATTATGAGACCCAAGTTTAGATCATAGATTTCTTATTCGACGAGCTCATTATGCGCTTATAGAATAATTGAGACAGCAAATAAAGCCACATCGGCACCTGAACATCATTCCTTCAAACGCCTTACTCCGTGAAACAGCTTCTGGTGACCAAACAACAGGTGGAAACATTTCAGGCACCTACAGCAGTCGAATTGAGGATCTCATCCATGTGAGCCGTTTCGATTTTATTGTTACCCTTGCTTTCTTCCTTGAGAAGGACAGCAAGGACTTCAATTGGAGGGTTGAGACCCAGACGTTCAGCTCGTTTCCAGCGCTTAATGCGAGGCATGCCTATACAGGGCTGCACGAGTTAGCTGTGGTGAATCCATGATAGCCCAAGGTGACTTACACCATATTGTGAGCTGACATCGAAATATCGAAGAACCTTCTCATTCAAAGATACACCTTGCTGGTGCAATCGCGGCGTAGTCCATTGGTCTTCAATGGACTTCCAGTATTTCTTGATCTGTGCGTCTGTAACTTTCTCTGCTTGCAGCTCCAATTCAGACCTCGCAGGTTCTGGGACTACCTCAATCTCTGTGACTgcctcaacttcttcgtCCTTATCAATCTCTATGGACTCATGGTTGTTGACAAcaatatcttcaacctcacgcTGTGTAGCATGCTGATCGGGGTCGagctttgagatggaagcaGAGATGGCAGACTTCTTGGCGCTTTTGGGTACTGGCTTGGTGACTTTGTTTGAGAAACTCAGAGTAGACTGACCCTTGGCTGGCGGGCCCCTGCTGCGAGTGCTGGCAGCGGATCGTCGAGTTGTGGGCATAGTGGGCTCAGCTCCTAAAGCGAGATGGCGCTGCTGAATGCTGCGAATGACGCTTGACGAATTGTAAGTGGAATCGATAGAGCTGTAAGCAGGCGctggctgttgctgaagagtAAGACAATTTACGAGCTTAAAAGTTAATGTTGAGAGAACGGATGATTTATggtgagtgatgatgatcgAAATGTGAGGTCGTTTGTAAATTGACCACAGGTACGGATGCAGGGTCAGTGACTATATGGGTGGCTCTAATGGGAAGGCTGGAGGGGCCAAATGCATGACGTGCAAGCCTTGGAATTGGCAGGACAACGCGAACTTAAGCGCGAGATCACGTGCCTTGTATCAGACACTGTGGCACTGATTATTGGGTCAGTTCATGGCAAAGCAAGTTTCTGTTCCGAATGACATGAATTGGTAACAATCCTCAAGGTTTAGATCTCAATACcttacatacctaggtactgcTAGGATTCCCGGTCTCGCCCCCAGTCTGTGGATTTCATTGCAACTCACTTGTCTATCGTATTGATGCCATCAAGTTCCCATATACAAGCTGTTGGTGAAACGTGATAACATGAGCTTGTAATGTCGGGGGGGATCCGACTTTGTCTTGGTGATCGAATTGTCTCATCACTGAGAGCTTCCCGTTTCTATTATACAATGATCAACCACCAGTAGCCTCTCGGTAGAATGAAAGGCTCCTGTTTGCGCCAGCAGTGCAGAACATCTCGCTTCTGACAGTCTTCGGTAGCCACTTTACAGACCAAAGAGCTTTGTCCGTCTCACTGTGGGTTGCCACACACGCGCTTCGCTCAATTGACCATACCTTGACCTTTCCATCCATTGAACCACTGAGCAGGTACTCTCCTGTATCGCTCCAGTCGAGTGATGTGATCCACGAAGAGTGTCCAGTCAAGTTCCCAACGTGTTCTCCGTGTTTCATGTCGTAGAGTGCGATGATTCCAGCGTCACCTGCGGCAGCAAGTCGAGTGTTACCAGGAGAAAAGGCAACCGATCGTACAGGCTTTGCGAGACCTAGTAGCACATGTTAGAGAAATAGTATGTGAGACGTGTACGAGGCGACCTACCAGATAATGAGTACAGGACTCTTCCCGTATCATTGTTGAAAATGTAGACAGATCCATTCTGGTGGCCGCTGGCAGTGTATTTCCCATCCCGGCTTAAGTCCACTGACATGCCAAAGCTTCCAGATCCAGCACTTCCGGTTTCGTACTCACgaatcttgggcttcttctcatccataACATCCCAAACGTTGACTCGACCATCATTTGTTGTAGTAGCAAGGTAAGATCCATTCTCACTCAATGCCATAGCCCAGGCTTCACCAGGCTTAGATGCAGATCCTGTAATCTCGCCATTCAAACTCCATTCGCCAGTGTCGCTGTCGACTTTCCAAATTTTCACCTCGCCGCCAAACCCAGCACTCGCTGCGACGTTGCCATTCCGTGAGGTGCACACGTGGTGGCACCCCAACTTGTGTGCATCTGAGATGGACTGCTTGAGTGGGAATGAAGGATCAGTTGTGTCATGAACGTGAAGCGTGGAAGATCCACTGCCTGATATCACAGCTTTGGATGTCGTCGCAATGGAAAAGATGTCGGTGATGTGGGCTATACGCTTTTAGTGAACTGACTCTTGCTTCATTGATTCACCCCGCGGCGGGGAGGTCAAGCTCACCATTATCCACGGTATGCGTGGTCAAATATTGTTTCGACTAGCGAGATTAGTTGCCTTTCAATCAGTGGCTAGGTCTTCGGTCGGCCTTACCATCTCTCCCACGCCGTGCTAAATGCCGTGCTTCTCTCGCTCTTCAATATGACGTTGTATGAATGAAAGTGCTTGGCTTGGACTGGACTGCGGATGAATGCCAGTGGCCTTGGTGGGGCAACACAGGGtcataaatataaagctcCAAATCAAGACAAAGCATTCAAGATATCCCATACCTAGgcaccttaggtaggtataaaGGAATACAGCAACTCCTGGTTGACCATTTATGTATTGATAGGCAGGATACCACACTATACTCTTGCATAATAAAACCATGCTGATTCGATGTTGTATACACAGAGTTAAAACACAGTTCTCGTAGATCTTCACGCTGCCAGAATATTATTACGGTAGTTCAAACTTTTACATAGTATATTGTTCATATTCATACAAGGCTCAAACTAAGCCAAAACGCCCATGGTATGCATGATTCCGTGGTGACTGTACAGTGGTAAATCATCAATGTTCCatatccttttttctttagaTCGACCTATCATTAGGATAGTCCTGACGCCAAATTTGTCTCATTTCTATAGATTGTTAGATTGGACATGGCATCGATTATGTCAAGAGAGCAACAACATACCTTCTAAGCAGGTTTGGCATAATCGGTGTGTACGCTTGGGTTGACCACATCCGGGACATTTGCACAAGTTGTTCACATCCTTCAGCGCCTTGCCAGCCATTTGTCTGTGTCGTTTTCTCGAATGGGAGACCTTGTTCTTAGGTACCGCTCGTAGCACAGACTCCCAGATATCATCGATGGTGGGGAGGTTTAAGGAAACGCCAGGGATCGCAATCGACAACGACGGGAAGAGCTTCTGGGTGAACTGGCGAAAAGACACCGTAGATAGTACGGTCGGGGAGTACATTCGGGGGAGAAGCGCAGCAGCCATCTTCATAGAGAGACGTTGATGGGCTTAAGATGATGAACGATATCGGCTTTGGTGTTCAAGTCCCAGTCGAAGTTGCAAGGCCGGTGCTGGGGTCTTGGGAAACGAAACAAATTGAACCGATAAATTAGTCAGTACTTCGATGGTGAGTGGTTGGTTCCTGATAGAGCTGAAGCGTCTATAGGTGGTCGGGCTCGAATTGGGGTCGCGATGATCAGAACGCGCAAGGCTTTAAATTCCAGCTCAAAAGTCTGATGGCCTGGGGCCCTGGGCTATCTCGAAATGCCGCCAGCCAATCATCAGCTAGCCGGCGCActgatcttcttgaaccaATGAGAAGCTCGAAACGCGCTTTCCCCCTTTCTTTGGGACCCTGGACCTCCCTGACACCTCCCTTCCAGTAGGGAAATTGTTTGCTAAGGTGGCAGGAAGCCCAGTGCCCGAAAAGTTCCCCCTAGGATCGGTTTCTACGCCGCCTCTCCTAAACCTCCAACTCCCAGCTTCGCTACATCTTAAGGTGTCACTTTGACCTTGCCAACTGTTCGCGCTCGTGTTGACCTTAGCTGCTTCGAGTCCAGTCTTTCTTTCTTGGAATATTCACAACATTCCCGTGCTCTACCTTCGTTCACCGTTTGAATCGAACACTTCTCTCCCGTACGAGTTATTCAAGATGGCTGCCGCTCCTCCCAACACTATCTATCCTCAGAGCCATGTCGGTTTCGACAGCATCACTTCTcagattgagaagaagctcttgaagcgTGGTTTCCAATTCAACGTCATCTGTGTTGGTAAGTGACGACTCTGTTCTAATCGTCCCCTATGGTTTAACCTACCATGGTGTGATTGCCGGTCTACATTAAGTTTCTATACTAACATGTCTTGCGCATTGTAGGTCAGACCGGTATGGGCAAGTCAAcgctcatcaacaccatttTCGCTTCTCACCTGATCGACTCGAAGGGTCGCTTTCAGCCCGACGAGCCTATCCGCCAGACCACTGAGATCCAGGCCGTTTCTCACAACATTGAGGAGAACGGTGTCCGACTCAGACTCAACATTGTCGATACTCCCGGTTACGGCGACCTTGTCAACAACGACCGCTGTTGGGACCCCATCGTCAAGTACATCAAGGATCAGCACTCCGCGTACTTGCGCAAGGAGCTCACTGCACAGCGAGAGCGCTACATCCAGGATACCCGTATCCACTGCTGTCTCTTTTTCATCCAGCCATCGGGCCACTCTCTTAAGCCCATTGATATTGTcgtcttgaagaagctgtctGATGTGGTCAACGTGGTGCCTGTCATTGCCAAGGCCGACACTCTGACCGTTGAGGAGCGTCAGGAGTTCAAGGAGCGCatcaaggaggagtttgCTTTCCATAACCTCAAGATGTACCCCTATGATAACGAGGaatttgatgatgaggagcgTGCTCTGAACGGTCAGATCAAGGTTTGTCTCGTCGCTCGAGTTCAATCGGATTGTGCACATACTAATACGTAACAGAATCTTGTTCCTTTCGCAGTTGTCGGTTCCGAGAAGTCGATTATCGTCAATGGTAAGCAGGTCCGCGGCCGCCAGAACCGATGGGGAGTCATCAACGTTGAGGACGAGACTCACTGCGAATTTGTCTATCTCCGAGACTTCCTTCTCCGAACACATCTCCAGGACCTTATCGAGACCACCTCTCAGATCCATTACGAGACTTTCCGTGCCAAGCAACTGCTGGCCCTGAAGGAGAGCAGTGCTCATGGTGGAGCTAGCAGCCGACCCATCAGCCCTGCCGCTGACCGCGAGTTGAGCCGAAACTCGCAACGAATGACTATGAACGGCTACTAGGCTGTCTTTTGTTTTTAAAGTTGTGCTGGCGATGGAGCAACGGCGTCTCTGGGCAGCTCGATAGCCCGCATTTGTTACGACCCTCCATATCTTTCACGGCCTGATGTAGAGCAACTCAAAAGTAAATGCTTTGTCAGGAGGTTCGCAGGTCGACTTGACCGTAATAGAACCAATGCCTCTTACATCATTTCGATGACATCGGCATGCGAGTCAGGGCAGGGGTAGAATGTTTCGAGGTCCAAAATGAGACAGGAACTGGTCGAATATGACCAGGCTCTTCCTGGCTGCGTACTATTTGACATTTCTGCCCGTCAGCCCATATCGAAGCTGTACACGActttcttatttttctttcaGTGTTACCCCGGAGAGCTATTTGGCCTTTTTCTATGCTTTAATAAGACCGATTACCCCATACTCTAATCTAGAGTTAGTTTCCTGCCTACATAGTGTATCAATTCCCTTGGAGTTTCTGACGAACTTGATGTGCCCAATGAGAGTGGAATGACTTTGAATACATTTGCCTGGTTGTGTAGTCCTCATAAACCTCACTTGGTGGACATTGGCTTCATATGGCCTATCTTAAGTTCGGTAAATCCCAGTTATGTGTAGAACCATAGCATTTTTATTAGTCTATTGCATCGTCGCCGAGCCATCGTACTGGATCATTGTAGAAACTAGCTATATGGGAATCCGAGAGTATAGGGtagcctaaataaataagtCGAGGATACAATAAAGGTAGCTCAAAAGCACCTCTTGGAACGCTGATTTTGTTCGGTTTTTCTGGTAAATtcctttctttgttcttcgCCTATATATTATGAAGCAATGGTAAGTGTTTGGCTTGTGTCTCTGGTGGCCAATATTGAAGTACACAGTGTTTGCCAGCCAATTGTGATGAGCAGAAATCTCCACATCGTGAAGATGTAGGACGTAGCTCAATTCTCACCTTATGTTTCATGAGACGATGACAATAAGTGTGGACGGGCTTTAGCCTGAAGATAATCATGCCCGAGTATTTGGACCTCACACTGCGCTGTAGGCTGCCACAAGTAGAAATGTCTACGTTATCAACAACCATAGTACAGAACTCCGGTCACGAGGTATCACAAAATTATGATCAATGACACAGAAGCCATTAAAGCGTCGCTCTGAGTTCGGTGACCGAGTATTTATGATACGTTCCATGAACGGGGCATCTTCATTGGGTATGATATGTAGTTTTCAGGTGAGCTCCTGTTATACAATTGGCTGGAGGATTACATTCTTAGACGACAACAGTCCAAGTCCTACGCTCCACTGGTCCTCATTGATGGCCAAACTGGCATCAATATGCTGCATTTCGCTGTGTAGGTGCAAACATCTGGCGACCCAAGGAAAGTGTACAGCAACTGTACGGTATGCAGCACGATTCATTTTAGGGAGCAAAGGTAAAGATTGCCTACGGTTTACCGACATAGCTCCCTGTTAGCAAAGTGATACTGATGCCAAGAAAAACGTTGTTACAGCCAAAGTTGCCAGTAATTTAACTCATGTAACTAGAGATTGCAGCGAGTAGTGGTGCAAGGATGTCGAGCGACAAGCGTACATTTAAAACGTGGTGGGACCGTTCAGGAAACCCTTCAACGGTTTTGTTTGAACAACAATGAATGGTTGATCGAACCAGATCGGATCTGAGCATGGTACATACAACGTCGGTTGGAGGGCTCGACA from Fusarium fujikuroi IMI 58289 draft genome, chromosome FFUJ_chr04 harbors:
- a CDS encoding related to DNA polymerase delta subunit 4, with protein sequence MPTTRRSAASTRSRGPPAKGQSTLSFSNKVTKPVPKSAKKSAISASISKLDPDQHATQREVEDIVVNNHESIEIDKDEEVEAVTEIEVVPEPARSELELQAEKVTDAQIKKYWKSIEDQWTTPRLHQQGVSLNEKVLRYFDVSSQYGPCIGMPRIKRWKRAERLGLNPPIEVLAVLLKEESKGNNKIETAHMDEILNSTAVGA
- a CDS encoding probable CDC10 cell division control protein 10, translating into MAAAPPNTIYPQSHVGFDSITSQIEKKLLKRGFQFNVICVGQTGMGKSTLINTIFASHLIDSKGRFQPDEPIRQTTEIQAVSHNIEENGVRLRLNIVDTPGYGDLVNNDRCWDPIVKYIKDQHSAYLRKELTAQRERYIQDTRIHCCLFFIQPSGHSLKPIDIVVLKKLSDVVNVVPVIAKADTLTVEERQEFKERIKEEFAFHNLKMYPYDNEEFDDEERALNGQIKNLVPFAVVGSEKSIIVNGKQVRGRQNRWGVINVEDETHCEFVYLRDFLLRTHLQDLIETTSQIHYETFRAKQLLALKESSAHGGASSRPISPAADRELSRNSQRMTMNGY
- a CDS encoding related to GTP-binding protein beta subunit-like protein translates to MAAALLPRMYSPTVLSTVSFRQFTQKLFPSLSIAIPGVSLNLPTIDDIWESVLRAVPKNKVSHSRKRHRQMAGKALKDVNNLCKCPGCGQPKRTHRLCQTCLEAHITDIFSIATTSKAVISGSGSSTLHVHDTTDPSFPLKQSISDAHKLGCHHVCTSRNGNVAASAGFGGEVKIWKVDSDTGEWSLNGEITGSASKPGEAWAMALSENGSYLATTTNDGRVNVWDVMDEKKPKIREYETGSAGSGSFGMSVDLSRDGKYTASGHQNGSVYIFNNDTGRVLYSLSGLAKPVRSVAFSPGNTRLAAAGDAGIIALYDMKHGEHVGNLTGHSSWITSLDWSDTGEYLLSGSMDGKVKVWSIERSACVATHSETDKALWSVKWLPKTVRSEMFCTAGANRSLSFYREATGG
- a CDS encoding probable cobyrinic acid a,c-diamide synthase, with the protein product MSDDEVDTELLELLRQHLQGKIDIQEEPETGVLESAEYVYDSCIDVAVDMRASKKAAESIYEQMEQKSYSTATWSEHELHPKAKDETTVNFIFTMDLLNFSFWSELPDDERFAIEYRGKRWTGYWSLVAALQRAIDEGIPITDPSYWKNEEECTLESLTHVFRSCTEEEIPLLEERLDCLREAGQVLFKHYDGSVAELIYAADGSAARLVNLLAQDFDCFRDEHRFEDGKMIRLMKRAQIFVADLWACFNGVSYGEFRDIDKITMFADYRIPQILMTMGALYCSPTVAAAIKDKKMIESGCSWELQIRACSIWCVELIRREILRQHPDAHVNAILIDFFLYDSMKELEAAGKEPIPHHRTRSIWY